The segment TGTAACCTGAGTCGTGTGTAATTCCATTATGATGTGTGTTTTATGAGTAACAATGTGGAATTGTGTTACACTGTTTCAAGTTTCCCCTTTGAATAATTATCAGAAAATACATTAGTAGCAACTTGACTAGATATGAGGTTGACAGATTTACTCTAGATGATGTTAAATTTCTATAGTCCACCAGATTACTCCAGACTCCAGATATACTTTCAGATGTTTATCTctcaatttaaaacaataaagtaaCTGTTAACACTCATTACAGTGTATAAAATGTCCATGCAGCCTTGTTGGATTAGCCTACATTTGTTTTGGCTAGACAGGCCTAATAAACTGACATTGTTTTTGATTTTTACAACATTGTATTTAAAAATACCATCGGCGAAGCATTAATAAACCCCTGTAGCAGAGATTCTCAGAAAAACCCCTGCTGTGCTGAAAAACATTTGAGTAAAAGCAGCATTGTGTTCCCAGCATTTCATAAGAACCACAACAGTATAATCCTTAGTATTTCTGCCAGTGCCCATATAAAGAGTTAAAATAACTGTTCATTTAACAGTTACACTATGGTTGCTTCAGTGTGTGAACAGCGACCCAAAtacatgaaaatgtaatttaagtTTATTTGTCAACAATGAAAAGATTAATAATATAAAGCTTGCAGTAATGGATACACATAAATGAAtacgcagacacaaacacacacataaacagacacactgCGCTTATTAGCTTACCAAAATGGAAAGATGATGAGGCGTGTTACCATAAACACTAtggcaaacacaacaaaaaggctttGACATGTTTTCTCCCATTTGGCATAGTTGAATAATTTGGCGGACTGTAAGAAAAAATAAGTTGTGTTGTtaataaacaatatttaaaaagacaGTTTATTCTGGACAAGAGCCCATTTTCGGCAGCATATCATACTCACTGGTAAGAATAAACCTTTAATGGTGTCATTTGGTTCAATCGATTATAAGCAAGTTTACCATTTGAGTTTGGTTTATTCAGGGAAACTTGGCATCTCAATTAATGTACAATGCCAACATTTAGTGCCAGTGCAAGAATGTAGAGTGTTCTAGCAGCAGATGGGTGTGGCATGTGTATGTATAAACATGTATATAGTAAAGCTTCAGCACAGTGAGCTGGAAATACAGGTATGACTCCCTCTGGTGTATGGTCTTAACTATGACCATTGACCCCAATCTACTGAGTTTTAACACAAGGTCCAAACTGTAAAGTTTACATAGAGGTGTCTATTATATGACTTTACACACCTCTGAAACATTCGATTGTCATGTTATAATAGTTACACTAACACTAATACTGATATTATtactaataataaaataaaagtcagctctcatctgtaatatttaataaggaaacaaacaataaacGTTTGGGGTGTTTGTTACAGCAACATTTCTTCTGGTTGGGTAAACCAGGGATCATGTGGATTGTACACCATTAAGTTTAATTTCAGTGAGTGAGAATACAAAGTTGTAGTTCCAGTGTTGTGATTGATATGCTTTGTTTTCTGCACATTAATTGCTCAGACTTGAAGCTGAACAGATTTGATGACCACTTGTGCCTGTAGAGGCCACTGTTGCTCTGTGAAAAGCTGTGTTACTTTAATGcacaaaaatgtcaacaaacaaAATTACAACATTAATATCACAATCACCTGCATCTAACGAATGACGCTGACAGTCAAACATGCTCCTGGCATGTGACTCTTGAACCTTTCAGTGCTAATTGCCGACCAAAATAAACATGTGGTTTGGCATTCATTCCCATACAGCACTGTTATTATAGAGAGAAGAATATGTTGCCTCTAAATGTCGTCAGAATTCATCTACTATTACCACATGTTAGTATGAGGTGATAGAATGAGCTGTGTAAAAACCACGTGTGACTGTGACTGACCTCCAGTAAAACATCAGATGCATCATGGACAAGCATGACCAGGGTTCCGATACGAATGTAGTTGACACACCAGGAAAAAGATAAGAGCACCAGAGTGGCCAAGTGGTGGATAATTTGCTCTTTAAAGTCCTGAAGGAGGGAACAATTAAATCACAGCAGTCAGCCAACATGGAAAACATAATATACTTCTACCTACTACATGCATCTTACCAGCACCACTCAGGGACTACTATGTCACTTGCATCTACCTGTATTAAACATTTGGAATGAGCAACTTTTTAACGCATGTCATACAAGAATTGTCATATCGCTAGTGTTGTTCTAAAAATGACGTGAACAAATGTttgatacactgtaaaataCAATTAATCACAGttaaaaaacagaataaaatataaaagatgcCCCAGACGTTGAAATTAATGTTGTGATGAGATAAACAGCAGGACCGGTTCAGATCATCAGAGGTTCAGCCTTTGAGAAAGTAAATTATAGGCGACCTTCTATCCTTTAAGTAAGAATGTCACTGACGAAGGACGAGAGTCCAACTGAAACAGACAAGACTATCAGGAAGGTCAGATGGAGCTCAGTATCGTCCGAATTGCAATGTTATCAAAAACCACAAGAGTTTATAATTGAGATGAGAAGGCGACTAAGAATTGATCCTTGAAAGAGTGATGCTTGGACTCTACTTCTTGCCATGCCATGCTGTTGACTGTCCTTTGAAGCAGGACCCAAACCAGATCAGCTCTAATTTGTGTAGGGTGTGTGGAGAGGAGGATTTGGTGTTGctctccataaaaaaaaaataacaaagaaagaGACCCAGTGAGATGGGAACTGATGACTGGACATCTGCTCTCGCTGACAGTGGGAGTAATCAGTACGAGACCAAATAAAATCTCTTTCTCGGACTGCCAtttcattaatacatttttgttgaaCTGTCATCTGTATGTATACCATATGTATGACAGTGTTAAATGTATAACACACTGTATGCAATGCAGACTttttatatagtaataatgCCATTTAcgaatgatgtcatcaggatatCATGATGTCATTTATACCATATGAGGATAAATGATTAGTTTAATAAGCTGCATATTGTGTCTAATCAGATAGTGTCTAATCTTATTGGTTGCAAAAGTGAATACATTACTACAATAGAAATAATGCAATTTACTGACTCCATGTCTCTTTTACAAAAATTTGTGATACCTTGTTGAACACTTTTTTTCCAATATGTATGATATAatacaatgaaaatatatttcatgTAAAATATAATCTTTATAATCATTAGATTGTCTATCTATTTTTGCAGGGATACCATGGAAAATTCATGTTTCTGACATATTTCTGTTGACATtgatcttgacctttgatctATCAGGTCCAACAGGTCATCATCTAAAGATGTCCTCCAAAGTAaactttccaccaagtttggtaAAATCAGTCCATGCATTGTTTTGAGTAatatttaacaaacacacacaggggtgaaaacataacctacatacaaggaaataaaaaaaattgcgatGACAAAGGATTTTATTGAGTCTAAATTGAGGTTTTGGCTTCCAACTACTCACCTTTCTCTTGACATCAAAGGTTATGCTAAAGAGAAGAGAGGCATAGAAGCTCATCTCCAGGATATAATACCAGTATTGAGACTCCAGCATggactgcagacagacagagagacagaaagcgaTGGACAATGTGTAACATGAAGCCACAGTAAAGCCCAGTCCCTCAGACAGAGGGTTTGTCCCTGAGGGCAGTGCTCTTTGTCCTAGCACCATTAGCCTAACAGGAGAAGAATCTGTTGTTCATTCTGAGATGACACCTCCCAGCTCCACCTGATATATGAAGATCCGAATTGTAATGAAGGTCCCTTTTTCATAGAAAGTAGAATGTCCGTGCAAAAACCCTATTAGTATTCCTATTAACAGACATCTCTGTTTCTCAATTAAGATGTAAAAAAGACATAAGTACAGCAGAAAATATTTCCTCTGTCCTGTTCAAATGATATAAAAGCAGGTGCTCTAAATGTCCCATCCCACCCAACTAACATCATTGCTATGGCCTTCTCAACAGAAATTTCTATTGAGTTTCCATGACATATTGCATACACAAGCAGAACAACCTGGGGTTttagattacacacacacagacacatcatcatttatagtaataataaagtGTTAATTATAATAGAAAGATTTCAAACTTAAGAAAAAGATGATGATTAAAAACCTGCTTTGGAAAGCCTGTCCACACTTCCCGAGTGTCATAAAACCATTCTTTCTGCAACGACAGGGGGGGACATGTTATGAcacttgcatgtgtgtgggtaATTTGAAACTTAAAAGTGGTGAAGAGGAAATGCCTTCTATGTAAGATATACATTAGAGCTACAACCACAAGGCTGCTGGGGAGTTGAAGCTGCCTTGAGTTGCTTTTCATAATCAAAGCCTCTTTcatcattctactcacatcATACAGGGCTGCTATTCCTCCTATGAATGCCAACAGGTAGAAGACAAACCTCCAACTGTAGCAGAGGGATCACAATTGTAGACAGTGGCTTTTAGATGTAATGCATCattatttgtaatattattagagagagagagagagagagagagagagagagagagagagagagagagagagagagagagagagagcgaagagagagagaactgaccAGACTTCTCTGAACTTCTTCAGGACTCCCGGATGGTCCTGATTACGCCTTCTTCTGAACCAGCGCTCCACTTGTCTCACTGACAAACAGCTTTTCTTAGACAGCCCATCAAAGGCTGCCTAAAGGTGAATGtttacatacaaatataaacatgtgTGCATAGAATATATaaactttaaatgaaaatatatgtcAACCCCTTTGTGTGCGTTCTTGTTAAAATATTTCTCCAAATGGTGTCAAAGTGATATTTGTAATAAATAGATGGACCATAACATTGGTTTTCATGTGCTgtgatgtagttgctgagtgtGAGTGTTACTTCCACAGAATATTTGTCTTTAGTCAAGGAATAGAGAAATTAGCAGCATCTAGTGTGAAGGGTATAATGTATTACACTCAGTAATCAGATTGAAGGAGTGAAGGAAGGGGGGGAGCTGATCCATTTAAAACCTTCTAAGAAGGATTTTGAAATCAGCTCATATTAGGCATGTGCAGTGATTTCAGCGTTGAGACAGATATACCACCCGCTTGTAgctgctaacacctgctaacatctactgCTAGTTCCTAACTTCAATTGTGCTGAAGACCTTAAGatgtacaagggatattcatCTTGTAACATTTATTGGAACAGTGGAACGAAAAAGTTTTTTGACTAGACTGTAATTAAAACTACACAGCATTCAagttcaaagaaaaaaattatatattgtgTTGTAAGATCTAaagccttgttttttttccctggcATCTTTTAGACAAAACATGTTTCCTGCAGAAATCACAGGCCTGTCTATGTAATATTTGATGTTATCTTACTGctattaataaaaaagaaaaaatgtaacctgtCACATCGGACACAGACTGGATATTTGAGTTGGTTAGGACTCCTGTTTACCTGAGCAGGATGTCTACACTGACTGGTGTAGTAGAGTTCCAGGATGGGGTTGTCCTGTGCTTTCAGATGGACTCTCTGCCTGATCCCAACGGAGACAGCAAGTGGTGCTGCTACCCAACTGGAACACAGTTAGTACAAACAGGGTTGAATTCTAACAACGTCAGTGTAGGACATGTAGTTTATGATAATGAGGATGTAGGCACACACAATGAGGATGTAGGCACACACATATGTATGTTATATAAgtaataatattaatgtttttgttcttcCATGTGAGTTAACATTAAATatgttacatatatatttttatatatttcacaaTATTTGTGGTTATGAGTATACTGGCCAGCAGGGCAGTGTATGTGGGACTGAAttgcaacagtgtgtgtgtttatggtcaTGAAGAAGTGTGTCACACTGTTCAACAATAGGGTTATGAATGTGCTGTGATGTTGGTATTGTATAACCACATGAGGGAGTAGGCGCACAGAGTGTGGCTCTTACTTTTCAAACAGGTATCTGAGGAGTAAGAAGACAAAGGCATAGGGGACAGTGACATAAAGATCAGAGGCTTTGGCGTAGACCCGGCCCTCCTTGTCTACCAGGTCATCCCACGTCAGATTCACTGGCAGCCAGATTCTGTCCCACCAGAACAACTCATACAGTGTGTCAAACATCCCTGCTACTTAGCACAGCCACCAGGTCCTACAAACACAAAGGGGGGTTAAGTCAAGCTCAGTAGGGGAACTATCAATGAACATAGATCTGTGTCTGTTGCTAATATATTAAAAAGACAGGACTGTGACATGACTGACAGCTCACAAGAAATTGTCATTAAACAAATAATGAACCAAGAATATCCAAGGAATCAGCCTTTTAATACggaattacatttaatttgtttattaatttgataggGATGATGCTCATTAATCCACTgataaaatactgtaaatgagCCAGGGTTGGTTTTATAAGCGAATTTTTATCTGTTGTCTCATGACATTTTTACACAGCAACCTGAAGAAACATTTTTCAACAAGGCACATCTGGAAATTCGGTTAAATATTGACATGGACATTGGTCTCACAGAAAACGGACATTCATTGCATGgttaaaaatgcatttacaAAATACAAGCGTATTCAAAAAGTTTTTGGCTGTTCCAGTGACTTAGCCATGTGTGGCTCCCGTAACCTGGGTTTGCCTTTTGtgttggtgcatgtgtgtttgtgtaaaatgtaCATGCACCAATTTTTTTCACTTAAGCTCTGTATAAATTCCGTACAGTGCTCAGTGCAGTCTCAACCAGACATATAATAACATATAATAACTAAAGTGTAAAAGTTTAACTGAGTTATTTCTCAGACAAAGATAGAGGAAGGAATATGTTAATATTCTAGAAATATTCCACAAGTCCTGgtggtaatgcaccttgacgttggttGGAAGCTACGTGCAGTCACAGATACAGCTACACTTACTGTACATGAAAATCTGTTTGTTAAACAAATATTTGGCCAGGGATCCCTCCCTGATTCTCAAGATTAGCTTGCACGCCTATTTAAtaattctctttctgtctccccccccacacacacactcacacacacacacacacacagggagggtgagaaagagaaaaaaacactgtttgaaACTGTGAAAGTCTGGGTTGCAGCCCAGCGACACACTAACAGTACAAAGTAATTAATCATGGagtcagtgtgtgggtgtatgtgtgtataggtgtgtgtgtgtgcgttgggaGGTAAAATAACTTGTATGAAGGCAGTAGAATAGCTCAGACTGACAAGGAGTCATTTCAGTCTTTTAACAACTGGCACTGGAGGCTGTTGTTGAGCCCCCCTCTTTTTCCAGCAGCCCCTGCAACCGTTGGATAAACTGGTTGCTTGACAGTTGCTAAGTCAAAGCCCCAGGGAGTCACTGTCCCATGAAAGGTAGGCTACTGTAAAACAGGTGGATGTAGATGTGGTCCAGAATACCCTCACTATACATAGCATTATTCGTCTATTCACATTCATAGAACTTTTTCTTTGACTGCAGGCGACCTTGTGTGCTTATGTGAATACTAAGTCTTGTGTCAGTTGATGGCCACACATTGTTTTGGCAGATCCAACATGTGCAAATAGACCAGGTCCTCTGACCATGGCCATATTACTCATTTGTCTCTACCAGTGGCAGGCTAAACCATCATGGTTACAATAACAACCTGTGGGAGCATACCAGCAGCAGGTGTCCCAGACCTCCATCATCATTACAAGTGGTGATTACAAAAAAACTTGCAGTTAATGTTTTGGAATGGCAATGGATTTGTTAAGTATGgtccaaaatacaaaaaactctGTTTGTTTAGGAAAAGCTGGGAAAGAAACCAACTACCTACCTAGCCTATAGACCCTGTATATTTTCTTGTTCTTGTTTCCATGAAACTAGTGGTCCTTCATTACCTTTGACATAGAGTATAACAAAGAATCAAAAAACACAGCACGAGAAGTTAAAAAGTCGTTGACGATCAACTGGTGGGGGTTCTCTGAGTTGTGTGGGAGGTAAATCTTAACCAGGGTAAAAGTTTGGGTCAACTGGACACGTGACAAATCATCAGTAGTGTGTGCCCTTGCATCACTGGGTGTTTCAGCCTTCCAACACTATACACCCTCCATAAGGCTGGCCCGCTGCAGGATGATCAGTCCTCAGCTTTTGTCCGGTGCTCAACCGTTCCTGATATTCGCCCTGTTGTTGAGGCCTGCAGCTTGCTAAAAGATTGACAGGTGGGAGCTCCAAAGTGGTTTATGCTGATGAACTTGGTTCCAAGCACGGGTCCTTCCACTTGAGTCAAATCCACTGGCTACTTCATTCTATCACCTCTGAGACTGTTCTGATGATCTTTCGCAGAGCCTGACCATGGCTAACGAGTTCTTTCAGCAGTCTTATGATAGACAACGCCACAAATCCTCTGAATCCCACTTCCACTGGACAAACTTTGGTCTTACAGCTCCTAAATAGTCATAATAATGCATAACAGTCACATAACTGTGTGACTCATTACTCTGATACATACCATTGGCTGTTCATCGTTTGTGCTTGTAGTTGTGGTAAAGTTTGTGTTTAATGAGTGTTGTCATTAAATCCgatatttgtaaaaaatattgatttcatGTTAATGCATATATATgtcatttgatttttgtttccTTCCACTGTCATACAGAGTCAGATTCACAACCCAACATTGAAGATATTAATATTGTGAgagtagtttaaaaaaaagaaaaagacacaataaacaaagatggatttgcataaaaaatgcatttaaaaaataaattgataaatCGTTATTATGAATTATTTTGGCCTCAATAATTGTGCTGTGAACATGTGACAGTGCAACAGCCCTACAGTGCTCTGGGGGAACAAGTTAAAATCAGAGTCTGTCAGCTTTAATTCAATCCAATAACAGCCTTTCATAACAATCTGTTGCTATTATGTTTACTACTGACCACATTATCAGTGTTTCGTGCATGGGGGAGTCGTCATGGAACTCTCATTAGTGACATGTCACAACGCTGACAGAGTGTTAAAGGtttgtgtgtagaatttagtgtcatgtagtggtgaagttgcattttgcagctgaatATCCCTTGCTTCACCTTTATGTTTGCCCAGTTTGGACTACTTAAAAAACATTATGGCCTCCGttgagaggacccgctcctgatgttaatattaagtttgaatttgaatataaagggcccattctagggtaaagaaaacaacaatttgtacaatttggaTGATTACACACTAGTCAAAACATCACTACAGTTATCTTAAAtcttcaatttctgccaatagatccattTCACCGAAATGTTACAGACTGGACCTTTAAGTAGGCTCTCTGCATTTATTATCAGTCCAATCAATGGGCCGGAAGGGGTTGCAGCTCTTTTCAACTGCAGTTCATCctaggtgtttttttgttgacatAATACTATGTTACCATGTAAGCATTTTCACTGAAAAATGCTGGGGCTTCAGTAAGTACTGTGCCTGACAAGGCATGTCCAGTCTGCATGTTGCATAGAAAAATCCTCGTCTGCAGCTCCTCTAACCGACTCAAACCTTTAACAGTGAGCTGATTTGGACTGTTTACCAAAATCAGAAAGAGTTACTGCAGAAAAACAtatcaaaacacaaatacaatttaaagcaGAATATAAAGCTAAAAGTGAAGATATTCCAGTAACGCTGGACCCCTGACTCGTCTCTGAAAAGATCAAAAACTTGTTTTTGATGATGCCAGGATTTCATGACAGTTACAAAACCTATCTTGACTTGACTGTTAGATGTTGTTTGTTTAGTGCTTTGAGGCACATATACTTCTTTGAAGTACTTGTTATTCCACCTTTCCATTTGTGCTGGCTCTACAAAGGTTGCCTGGCAATGCAGATCGTTGCAACAGTCAAACTGAGATAGATAACATACGAAACCACCGCAACTAGTCTTAACCCAAACCCTTGGATTTCAAGTGGGCTGACTGCACAGCTTGGACGTCACTGTATACCTAATGTTGATCTATCTGATTACAGGGACTTCATTATTCCCAGTACAGCTATTAAAATGCTCTTACAGCCTAAGCACAAGCTTAACCAATGTAGGATATCCTGGTACCAGCTCACCACAATGGCTGTAGGCAGCGTTGTTCCTCTAACTTTCAACCGAGGGGACAATTTCACACCAGAATAAAAAAGCTTGGAAGTCTTAGTCACATTTAAGCTAAAACAAACAAGGGCTCCTTAATCACATCCAAGTTCACAGGAAGACACAGGCTTACCTTCTCCTTTGTCAGGTAGAGCAGGTAAGGGCAGTTGTTCCCACACCGGCTGACTGCTGGC is part of the Pleuronectes platessa chromosome 1, fPlePla1.1, whole genome shotgun sequence genome and harbors:
- the cers3a gene encoding ceramide synthase 2 isoform X1 produces the protein MFDTLYELFWWDRIWLPVNLTWDDLVDKEGRVYAKASDLYVTVPYAFVFLLLRYLFENWVAAPLAVSVGIRQRVHLKAQDNPILELYYTSQCRHPAQAAFDGLSKKSCLSVRQVERWFRRRRNQDHPGVLKKFREVCWRFVFYLLAFIGGIAALYDKEWFYDTREVWTGFPKQSMLESQYWYYILEMSFYASLLFSITFDVKRKDFKEQIIHHLATLVLLSFSWCVNYIRIGTLVMLVHDASDVLLESAKLFNYAKWEKTCQSLFVVFAIVFMVTRLIIFPFWLIHCTWVYPLHHYPAFFGYYFFNVLLVVLLCLHIFWAYLILRMIRKFMFGTMTGDERSENEEEEEDGESSQTEDEGVGQQKLGNGHAVDEKEDKSGCFGCLSPPEDICRSKTVY
- the cers3a gene encoding ceramide synthase 2 isoform X2, encoding MFDTLYELFWWDRIWLPVNLTWDDLVDKEGRVYAKASDLYVTVPYAFVFLLLRYLFENWVAAPLAVSVGIRQRVHLKAQDNPILELYYTSQCRHPAQAAFDGLSKKSCLSVRQVERWFRRRRNQDHPGVLKKFREVCWRFVFYLLAFIGGIAALYDSMLESQYWYYILEMSFYASLLFSITFDVKRKDFKEQIIHHLATLVLLSFSWCVNYIRIGTLVMLVHDASDVLLESAKLFNYAKWEKTCQSLFVVFAIVFMVTRLIIFPFWLIHCTWVYPLHHYPAFFGYYFFNVLLVVLLCLHIFWAYLILRMIRKFMFGTMTGDERSENEEEEEDGESSQTEDEGVGQQKLGNGHAVDEKEDKSGCFGCLSPPEDICRSKTVY